The following are encoded in a window of Caldicellulosiruptor danielii genomic DNA:
- a CDS encoding type II toxin-antitoxin system HicA family toxin, with translation MAQKGNHLKLKKENPTRIVIIPMHEEVARGTLKSILEQAGISLEEFLKLL, from the coding sequence GTGGCACAAAAAGGCAATCATCTCAAGCTCAAAAAAGAAAATCCAACAAGGATCGTAATTATCCCAATGCATGAAGAAGTCGCAAGAGGAACACTAAAAAGTATTTTGGAACAAGCAGGAATAAGTCTGGAAGAGTTTTTGAAACTCCTTTAA
- a CDS encoding type II toxin-antitoxin system HicB family antitoxin produces the protein MLFTVVVSKEDNWYIAKCVENSVASQGKTIEEAIANLKEALELYYEGEEIQKPQMPPLITTIEVAM, from the coding sequence ATGTTGTTTACAGTAGTAGTAAGCAAAGAGGACAACTGGTATATAGCTAAATGCGTAGAAAACAGTGTAGCTTCACAAGGAAAAACCATCGAAGAAGCAATAGCTAACTTAAAAGAAGCTCTTGAACTTTACTACGAAGGAGAAGAAATACAAAAACCACAAATGCCACCGCTGATAACTACCATAGAGGTGGCTATGTAA
- a CDS encoding ArsR/SmtB family transcription factor, translating to MSMEERLAKVFKALSHPIRIKIVQNLLSGEKCVCELLQFVEFSQPNLSQHLKILKEAGLLEHRKVGANMHYRIKNEYVKDLLNIAKTFIIESQKTERV from the coding sequence ATGTCTATGGAAGAAAGGCTTGCAAAGGTGTTCAAAGCGCTTTCTCACCCAATTAGAATAAAGATAGTTCAAAATCTTTTGAGTGGCGAAAAGTGCGTATGTGAACTTTTACAGTTTGTAGAATTTTCTCAGCCAAACTTATCTCAACATTTGAAAATCTTAAAAGAGGCTGGTTTGCTTGAACATCGCAAAGTGGGTGCAAATATGCACTACAGGATTAAAAATGAATATGTCAAGGATCTGTTGAATATAGCAAAAACCTTTATAATTGAAAGTCAAAAGACTGAAAGGGTGTGA
- a CDS encoding permease — MFEPVQKFADIVTYNIFKIPQDSKLASAVNFFIFDTIKIFILLFLIVFVITFIRSFFSPEKTREILSHKKQNIFLAHILAALLGIVTPFCSCSAVPLFIGFVEAGIPLGVTFSYLIAAPMVNEVALGLLYANFGLKIALIYVLSGEIIAIASGIVIGKLKLEKYVEDYVFKIKVGNLQIAEDKKSLKQRLKETLEFTIELIKKVWVFVVVGIGIGAFLHGYIPTGALAKIAGKNNPFAVIFATALGIPLYSNAAGIIPLVSEFRRLGVSMGTSLSFMMSVTALSLPEMILLRRVLKPKLLGIFVVIVGCGIIITGYLFNFILG, encoded by the coding sequence TTGTTTGAGCCAGTCCAGAAATTTGCTGATATTGTGACTTACAATATTTTTAAAATCCCACAGGATTCAAAGCTTGCAAGTGCTGTGAATTTTTTTATATTCGACACAATCAAGATTTTTATCCTGTTATTTTTGATTGTATTTGTGATAACTTTTATAAGAAGCTTTTTCTCTCCTGAAAAGACAAGAGAAATTCTTTCACACAAAAAACAGAATATATTTCTTGCCCATATTTTAGCAGCACTTTTGGGAATTGTAACACCGTTTTGCTCATGCTCCGCGGTGCCGCTTTTTATTGGCTTTGTTGAAGCAGGAATACCCTTAGGGGTTACATTTTCGTACTTGATTGCAGCGCCAATGGTAAATGAGGTTGCACTTGGACTTCTTTATGCAAATTTTGGTCTTAAAATTGCTCTTATTTACGTGCTGTCGGGTGAGATAATTGCAATTGCAAGTGGAATTGTAATTGGAAAGCTTAAGCTTGAAAAGTATGTTGAGGATTATGTTTTTAAAATAAAAGTTGGAAATCTCCAAATTGCTGAGGACAAAAAATCTTTAAAGCAGCGCCTAAAAGAGACTCTTGAATTTACCATTGAGCTTATAAAAAAGGTATGGGTATTTGTTGTTGTGGGAATTGGCATTGGTGCTTTTCTTCACGGCTACATCCCAACAGGTGCACTTGCAAAGATTGCCGGAAAGAACAATCCTTTTGCTGTAATTTTTGCAACAGCCCTTGGAATACCTCTTTACTCAAACGCAGCAGGGATTATTCCGCTTGTAAGTGAGTTCAGACGCCTTGGAGTTTCAATGGGAACATCGCTTTCTTTCATGATGAGTGTAACAGCCCTGTCACTCCCTGAGATGATACTTCTTCGAAGGGTGCTAAAACCAAAACTTCTTGGGATATTTGTGGTTATTGTGGGCTGTGGAATAATTATCACTGGGTATCTGTTTAACTTTATTCTTGGATAA
- a CDS encoding thioredoxin family protein → MVIKVLGGGCANCKRLMENAKKASEELGIEAQFEEVKDYEKILGYGVMRTPALVVNEKVIFSGRVAGVEEIKEVLKKEAGK, encoded by the coding sequence ATGGTTATTAAAGTTCTTGGTGGTGGATGTGCAAATTGCAAAAGGCTGATGGAAAATGCTAAAAAGGCATCTGAGGAGCTTGGGATTGAAGCTCAGTTTGAAGAGGTCAAAGACTATGAGAAAATCCTTGGATATGGTGTTATGAGAACACCGGCACTTGTCGTAAATGAAAAAGTAATTTTTTCCGGAAGAGTTGCAGGTGTTGAGGAGATAAAAGAGGTTTTAAAAAAAGAGGCAGGAAAGTAA
- a CDS encoding Bax inhibitor-1/YccA family protein: protein MELALEQSRSKFMSKVMFHMSGGLFVTFILGYLMANVQAFLVIPALIFSSKLTMLIYFFILLFLVGRLSAKIWSMSLPAAYFWYYLYAALNATTFAIVFFVFDLKSIIYVFLVATIMFFSMGIIGVATNKDLTTFGSIFLMALIGLIVAILLNIFFIKSSQLDFITSIIGVIVFCGLTVYDMNKLKNIHLSLFNKIYKPENFMTEDGTVATIDIESGIIEKFAILGALTLYLDFINLFTFLLRILGKKK, encoded by the coding sequence ATGGAACTGGCACTTGAACAAAGTAGATCTAAATTTATGTCTAAGGTTATGTTTCATATGAGTGGAGGGCTTTTTGTTACTTTTATTTTAGGATATCTAATGGCAAATGTTCAGGCTTTTTTAGTTATTCCTGCTCTCATTTTTTCATCTAAATTAACAATGTTAATTTACTTCTTCATATTATTATTTTTAGTAGGCAGGCTTTCAGCTAAGATCTGGTCTATGAGTTTACCGGCAGCATATTTCTGGTATTACTTATATGCTGCTTTAAACGCAACAACATTTGCAATTGTATTCTTTGTTTTTGATCTAAAATCAATAATTTATGTATTTTTAGTAGCAACAATTATGTTCTTTTCTATGGGTATAATTGGAGTAGCAACTAACAAAGATTTGACAACGTTTGGTTCAATTTTTTTAATGGCTTTAATTGGTTTAATTGTTGCTATTCTCCTAAATATATTTTTCATAAAATCGTCGCAATTAGATTTTATTACAAGCATAATAGGAGTTATCGTTTTTTGTGGACTAACCGTATATGATATGAATAAATTAAAAAACATTCATTTATCTTTGTTTAATAAAATTTATAAGCCTGAAAACTTTATGACTGAAGATGGAACAGTTGCTACAATAGACATTGAAAGTGGAATAATTGAAAAATTTGCTATTCTGGGTGCTCTAACCTTATACCTTGATTTCATAAATCTTTTTACATTTCTTCTTAGAATATTAGGCAAGAAAAAATAA
- a CDS encoding AraC family transcriptional regulator gives MPEKEPLYIEEIFDYVSQRPQKFALNFWEDPRYFKLHRHNFVEFMYVVKGEGTEHINSISYSLKPGTFSIVMPYQIHRIEYSEQNPLSIYVVAISFEELLAPSSIFYRIGQLLLSYDENVFPYYYFEGKEKEMMDRLFKEAWIYYNQQDVWAEIILKAKILEIVAYFDRCRNLACGENFQNSDSKNLTNKDQKESFFVPTDYWQLVYYVHKNYNQNIDLKTLSKEFHLSPSYISQLFKKLVGSNFHNFLNEVRLQHACSLLLSTDKPVTDIALEVGFDSYSTFARVFHKYKGMSALEFRKKGAQ, from the coding sequence ATGCCAGAAAAAGAGCCTCTTTACATAGAAGAGATTTTTGACTATGTTAGCCAGCGACCACAAAAGTTTGCCCTGAATTTCTGGGAAGACCCAAGATATTTTAAGCTTCACAGGCACAATTTTGTTGAGTTCATGTATGTTGTCAAAGGCGAGGGAACAGAACATATAAATTCAATCAGCTACAGTCTAAAACCCGGTACATTCTCAATTGTAATGCCGTACCAGATTCACAGGATAGAGTATTCAGAACAAAACCCTCTTTCAATCTATGTTGTTGCAATTTCGTTTGAGGAGCTTTTAGCACCATCGAGCATTTTTTACAGAATAGGTCAGCTTCTTTTGAGCTATGACGAAAATGTTTTTCCTTATTACTACTTTGAAGGCAAGGAAAAAGAGATGATGGACAGGCTTTTTAAAGAAGCGTGGATATATTATAACCAGCAGGATGTGTGGGCAGAGATAATACTCAAGGCAAAGATTTTAGAGATAGTTGCGTACTTTGACAGGTGCAGGAATTTGGCATGTGGGGAAAACTTTCAAAATTCTGATTCTAAGAACTTAACCAACAAAGACCAAAAAGAAAGCTTTTTTGTGCCGACAGATTACTGGCAGCTTGTATACTATGTGCATAAGAATTATAACCAGAACATAGACCTAAAAACCTTGTCGAAAGAGTTTCACTTGAGCCCATCTTACATAAGCCAGCTTTTTAAAAAGCTTGTTGGAAGCAACTTTCACAACTTTTTGAATGAAGTGAGGCTTCAGCACGCATGCAGCCTGCTTCTTTCAACCGACAAGCCGGTGACAGACATTGCTCTTGAGGTTGGGTTTGATTCGTATTCAACATTTGCAAGAGTTTTTCACAAATACAAAGGTATGAGCGCACTGGAGTTCAGGAAAAAGGGAGCACAATAA
- the queF gene encoding preQ(1) synthase, giving the protein MADKYQQRRFDIYGYEKIDTDVLEAIDYEYPEKNTVVEYITDEFSSVCPWTGLPDTAKLTIRYIPHQKLVELKSLKYYLTSYRNVGILQEHAVNRILDDLVKLLEPKFMEVIGEFHERGGISTKVVARYEK; this is encoded by the coding sequence ATGGCCGACAAATACCAGCAAAGAAGATTTGACATCTATGGCTATGAAAAGATAGACACCGACGTTTTAGAAGCAATTGACTATGAATACCCAGAAAAAAATACAGTTGTTGAGTATATCACAGACGAATTTTCATCAGTTTGTCCATGGACAGGTCTTCCTGATACAGCAAAGCTCACAATTCGATATATCCCTCACCAAAAACTTGTTGAGCTAAAATCTCTTAAGTATTATCTTACCTCATACAGAAACGTTGGGATACTGCAGGAGCATGCAGTAAATAGAATCCTTGATGACCTTGTAAAACTGCTTGAGCCAAAGTTTATGGAAGTGATTGGAGAGTTCCATGAGCGTGGGGGAATATCAACAAAAGTAGTGGCAAGGTATGAAAAATAA
- a CDS encoding MFS transporter, whose translation MHTQEDIKINKNILIATTLSSFLVPFMSSAVNIAAPDIAKSFKLNAEELNLVISIFLIFSAAFILPMGKLSDTFDRTKIFKTGLLLFTFSTLMCALSNTVELLFVFRSLQGFFSAFTFVTSMAILIEEHLPQIRGRLLGINTAVVYLGTSLGPFLGGVLVRLWGYRSIFLFGFAIGLVGSFVSLFLLQKEVKNTRQAKLLDSLKSLDKTGSILSMIGLFLLMYGASTFELSNTSKFMFLAGLIFMVIFVVAEAKLQNPVLDVKLFVKIPQFGFSNLAALINYSCTFSASYLLSLYLQLVKALPPQVAGSILIVQPLSQVITSLISGRASEKIEPRKLATAGMVLTTIGLFVFSFFDSNTSFVLVVLNLLLMGIGFGLFSSPNTNVVMSCVPKSLYGTASSTISVMRVVGQAFSMAIVSFISIMFLKGVKLSHENYLLILKSMKTSFLVFASLSILGIVASYKRGNIYSEK comes from the coding sequence ATGCACACTCAAGAAGACATAAAAATAAACAAAAACATACTCATTGCTACAACACTTTCTTCCTTTTTGGTACCGTTTATGTCAAGCGCAGTAAACATTGCCGCACCAGATATAGCAAAAAGTTTTAAGCTTAACGCTGAAGAGCTTAACCTTGTAATAAGCATATTCTTGATATTCTCTGCAGCCTTCATTCTTCCCATGGGAAAGCTCTCTGACACATTTGACAGGACAAAGATTTTCAAAACAGGGCTTTTGTTGTTTACATTTTCGACATTGATGTGTGCACTTTCAAACACGGTAGAACTTCTTTTTGTCTTTCGTAGCCTTCAGGGATTTTTCTCAGCATTCACATTTGTGACATCAATGGCAATATTGATTGAAGAACACTTGCCACAAATTAGAGGAAGACTTTTAGGGATAAACACAGCAGTTGTGTACTTGGGAACATCCTTAGGACCTTTTCTGGGCGGCGTGCTTGTAAGGTTGTGGGGATACAGGAGCATATTTTTGTTTGGATTTGCCATAGGGCTTGTTGGTTCATTTGTGAGTTTATTTTTGCTTCAAAAAGAAGTTAAAAATACAAGACAGGCAAAACTACTCGACAGCCTCAAATCGCTTGACAAAACCGGCAGTATTCTGTCGATGATAGGGCTTTTTCTTTTGATGTACGGTGCATCTACATTTGAGCTTAGTAATACCTCTAAATTTATGTTCTTAGCAGGGCTAATTTTTATGGTAATATTTGTTGTTGCAGAAGCAAAACTCCAAAATCCCGTTTTGGACGTAAAACTGTTTGTAAAAATCCCGCAGTTTGGATTTTCAAACCTGGCAGCACTCATAAACTACAGCTGTACGTTTTCTGCATCTTACCTTCTGTCACTGTACCTTCAGCTTGTAAAAGCTCTGCCTCCCCAGGTTGCAGGTTCTATTTTAATTGTCCAGCCACTTTCACAGGTTATAACCTCATTGATTTCTGGCAGAGCATCTGAAAAGATAGAACCGCGAAAACTTGCAACAGCCGGTATGGTCCTTACAACCATAGGACTTTTTGTTTTTTCATTTTTTGATAGCAATACAAGTTTTGTTCTGGTAGTGCTAAACCTTCTTTTGATGGGAATTGGTTTTGGACTTTTTTCATCGCCAAACACAAATGTTGTCATGAGCTGTGTGCCAAAATCCCTCTATGGCACAGCATCATCAACAATATCTGTCATGAGAGTTGTAGGTCAGGCATTCTCAATGGCAATTGTCTCGTTTATATCAATTATGTTTTTAAAAGGTGTAAAGCTTTCACACGAAAACTATCTTCTTATTCTAAAGAGCATGAAAACAAGCTTTCTTGTGTTTGCAAGTCTTTCTATTCTGGGAATTGTTGCATCATACAAGAGAGGGAATATATACAGTGAAAAATAG
- the hydE gene encoding [FeFe] hydrogenase H-cluster radical SAM maturase HydE — MKVRDILEKVLNDNILTKDEIKLLLMAEGEDKELLFKTADRVRKEHVGDEVFLRGLIEFSSYCKNDCFYCGLRRSNLSAQRYRMQEDEIVEVAKRAYQMGYRTVVLQSGEDMYYNKDMLCSIIKKIKSSVDVAITLSIGERPFDEYKAFKDAGADRFLMRFETSNRQLYEKYHPGMSFENRIECLKIIKNLGYELGTGFLIGLPGQTVDDLAQDILLVKELDADMIGIGPFIPHPQTPLKDAKEGSVDLTLKSIAILRLLIPDSNIPATTALGTLDPLGRQKGLMCGANIVMPNVNHLQYKLKYELYPGKICINEDATKCRGCIESIIVSLGRKVGQGKGRSRHYMKVSAS; from the coding sequence ATGAAGGTAAGAGATATCTTAGAAAAAGTGCTCAATGATAATATTCTTACAAAGGATGAGATAAAGCTTTTGCTGATGGCAGAGGGTGAGGATAAAGAACTTCTTTTTAAGACAGCTGACAGGGTAAGGAAAGAGCATGTGGGTGACGAGGTCTTTTTAAGAGGACTTATTGAGTTTTCAAGCTACTGCAAAAACGACTGTTTTTACTGTGGACTGAGACGAAGCAATCTGAGTGCTCAGAGATACAGAATGCAGGAAGATGAGATAGTTGAGGTTGCAAAAAGAGCATATCAAATGGGATATCGAACGGTAGTTTTGCAGTCTGGTGAGGATATGTATTACAATAAAGACATGCTGTGTTCAATCATAAAAAAGATAAAAAGCAGCGTGGATGTTGCTATAACACTTTCGATTGGTGAAAGGCCGTTCGATGAGTACAAAGCTTTTAAAGATGCCGGTGCTGACAGGTTTTTGATGAGGTTTGAAACTTCAAACAGGCAGCTATATGAAAAATATCATCCTGGCATGAGTTTTGAAAACAGGATAGAGTGTCTTAAAATAATCAAAAATCTTGGATATGAGCTTGGAACAGGTTTTTTGATAGGCCTTCCGGGGCAGACTGTAGATGATTTGGCACAGGACATACTTCTTGTTAAAGAACTGGATGCAGATATGATAGGCATCGGACCTTTTATTCCTCATCCACAGACGCCTCTAAAAGATGCAAAGGAAGGTTCGGTGGATTTGACCCTCAAGAGCATTGCCATTTTAAGGCTTTTGATTCCAGATAGCAATATTCCAGCAACAACTGCGCTTGGTACATTAGATCCTCTCGGAAGACAAAAGGGACTTATGTGTGGTGCGAACATTGTGATGCCAAATGTAAACCACCTTCAGTACAAGCTCAAATATGAGCTATATCCTGGTAAGATTTGCATAAATGAAGATGCAACAAAGTGCAGAGGATGCATTGAGTCAATCATTGTTTCACTTGGCAGAAAAGTGGGACAGGGAAAAGGAAGAAGCAGGCACTACATGAAAGTTTCGGCGTCTTAA
- a CDS encoding transglycosylase domain-containing protein, whose amino-acid sequence MQSKNKKIKKQTPVRLFLKSFVKTLLALLIASMAVLIGAGFGMVTGYIKAIPANALEIITSSVETQTTIVYDQSGNEIARLHGNENRIRVPYSKIPKNLINAFVAIEDERFWQHNGIDIKRIFGAIFKNIKTGSLSEGASTITQQLVRNKLLTFEKSFKRKIQEQYLAIQLEKRWTKEQILEEYLNTINLGSGAYGVGAAAYTYFGKDVSQLTLAECALIAGITQNPSYYNPYVFPDHAKKKQEIVLKKMLELGYITEQEYIEAKNQPLVYVKKDISDQNVYKHPYFVDSVIDEAIEILSEKKKISEDEAENLIYGGGLKIYTTMDETVQSIMEEVFSDKSIMPKIRHYDQSGIPQPQAAAVLIDFSTGAVKGIMGGRGNLKGVRLLNRATMSVRQPGSAIKPIADYSLALENGYTAATVIDDIPFSIGGYTPRNWYKSNVVPGKRGYKGFMTVREALQWSANVPAVKVAYNLGIQNVYRNLKRFGFTTLAPQDMNSLSIAIGGFTYGVKPIELTAAFAAVANGGIYIKPYFITKIEDKNGVTLFERIPYKRKVMDEKNAYILTNILQSVVTARITVGVRFSYPVAGKTGTTDDSKDRWFVGYTPNYALGVWVGEDKPVALNYLTGTNPALKIFKGIMDKVVSKKGVSPEFLRPAGIVERYICKESGKLATSLCKQDPRGSQVIKEIFAEGTEPTEYCDRHVKLKICTESNKLATQYCPTTIEKVFIKRDNPIWSGKNSSVVPPDDYMYQAPTQYCDIHKAPQKPVQEQKPPQDASENDLLQQESQSQSVNSLQQNQENATTPSSVPENVTDNTTQSQVYSGDNQ is encoded by the coding sequence TTGCAAAGCAAAAATAAAAAAATAAAAAAACAGACGCCGGTTAGGCTTTTTCTTAAAAGCTTTGTTAAAACTTTACTTGCGCTCTTGATTGCAAGCATGGCAGTTTTAATCGGTGCTGGTTTTGGAATGGTCACAGGATACATAAAGGCAATACCGGCAAATGCTCTTGAGATAATAACTTCTTCTGTAGAAACCCAAACAACTATTGTCTACGACCAGAGCGGAAACGAAATTGCCCGGCTTCATGGCAATGAGAACAGGATAAGAGTGCCATACAGCAAGATTCCTAAAAATCTTATCAACGCTTTTGTTGCAATTGAAGATGAGAGGTTCTGGCAGCACAACGGAATTGACATAAAAAGAATATTCGGTGCAATATTTAAAAATATAAAAACCGGCTCTCTTTCAGAAGGTGCAAGTACAATAACCCAGCAGCTTGTAAGAAACAAACTTTTGACCTTCGAAAAATCCTTTAAACGAAAGATTCAAGAGCAGTACCTTGCCATTCAGCTCGAAAAAAGATGGACAAAAGAGCAGATTTTGGAAGAGTATCTTAACACAATTAACCTTGGAAGTGGTGCCTACGGTGTTGGTGCAGCGGCCTACACCTATTTTGGAAAGGATGTATCGCAGCTGACACTGGCAGAGTGTGCTTTGATTGCCGGAATTACTCAAAACCCTTCATATTACAACCCTTATGTATTCCCGGACCATGCAAAGAAGAAACAAGAAATTGTTCTGAAAAAGATGCTTGAGCTTGGATATATAACCGAACAAGAGTACATTGAGGCAAAAAATCAGCCACTTGTTTATGTTAAAAAAGATATATCTGATCAAAATGTATACAAACATCCTTATTTTGTTGATTCTGTGATTGACGAGGCTATCGAAATTCTATCTGAAAAGAAAAAAATTTCTGAGGATGAGGCAGAAAACTTAATTTATGGCGGCGGGCTTAAAATCTACACAACAATGGATGAAACTGTGCAAAGCATAATGGAAGAGGTCTTCTCAGACAAATCAATCATGCCAAAGATAAGGCACTACGACCAATCAGGTATTCCTCAGCCACAGGCAGCAGCTGTTTTGATTGATTTTAGCACAGGTGCTGTCAAAGGCATTATGGGCGGAAGAGGAAACTTGAAAGGTGTGCGGCTTTTAAACCGCGCGACAATGTCTGTGCGCCAGCCAGGTTCTGCTATAAAGCCAATTGCAGATTATAGCTTGGCGCTTGAAAATGGTTATACTGCTGCAACTGTGATTGACGATATTCCTTTTTCAATTGGTGGTTATACTCCTCGAAACTGGTATAAAAGCAATGTGGTGCCTGGCAAGCGTGGATACAAAGGGTTTATGACAGTAAGAGAAGCTCTGCAGTGGTCGGCAAACGTCCCTGCCGTAAAGGTTGCATACAATTTGGGAATTCAAAATGTCTACAGAAACCTAAAAAGGTTTGGTTTTACAACTCTTGCACCACAGGATATGAACAGTCTTTCGATTGCAATTGGTGGATTTACCTATGGAGTAAAACCCATTGAACTGACAGCTGCGTTTGCTGCAGTTGCAAATGGTGGGATATATATAAAGCCTTATTTTATTACTAAGATTGAAGATAAAAATGGTGTTACTTTGTTTGAAAGAATACCCTATAAAAGAAAAGTAATGGATGAGAAAAACGCTTATATTTTGACAAATATATTACAAAGCGTTGTCACAGCAAGGATAACTGTAGGTGTCAGATTCTCATACCCTGTTGCAGGGAAAACAGGTACTACTGATGATAGTAAAGATAGGTGGTTTGTAGGATACACTCCAAACTATGCTCTTGGCGTGTGGGTTGGAGAAGACAAGCCTGTTGCCCTGAACTATCTTACCGGTACAAACCCGGCTTTGAAAATCTTTAAGGGAATAATGGATAAAGTTGTGAGCAAAAAAGGAGTTAGCCCTGAGTTTTTAAGACCTGCCGGGATTGTCGAAAGATACATCTGCAAGGAGTCCGGCAAACTTGCAACAAGCCTTTGCAAACAAGACCCTCGCGGAAGTCAGGTTATAAAAGAGATTTTTGCTGAGGGTACAGAACCAACAGAGTACTGCGACAGGCATGTAAAACTTAAAATATGCACAGAGTCAAATAAACTTGCAACACAGTACTGCCCAACAACAATCGAAAAGGTGTTTATAAAAAGAGATAATCCTATTTGGTCAGGCAAAAACTCAAGCGTGGTGCCGCCAGATGATTATATGTATCAGGCACCGACACAATACTGTGATATTCACAAAGCACCGCAAAAACCTGTGCAGGAGCAAAAGCCGCCGCAGGATGCCAGTGAAAATGATCTTTTGCAGCAAGAATCACAGTCACAGTCTGTAAATAGCTTGCAGCAGAATCAAGAAAATGCTACCACACCATCTTCCGTGCCAGAAAATGTTACAGATAACACAACCCAGTCGCAGGTTTACTCCGGAGACAATCAGTAG
- the csx2 gene encoding TIGR02221 family CRISPR-associated protein yields the protein MNSKNILISAIGKGTIDRNGNSIGYRKTEYIFEPGTQKEYICRQTAFFGVALYEYLTQRQKLQIDKFIIFGTEKSAWSELLYLVPDNCQSDEKLLEIYSHLYDLENSHGKAVTCDDLKKWQEYLQKYISNIKLEIIDPLDSRAYMDAILKELEKDEEYNIIYDCTHAFRHIPIIFTYVLMLSKYLRKVKDIRLFYGAYEMKSLYSYPEGKSPAIEIGFVNEAVSLIESLASFENSGYFPDLLEALCRQRFETTYFKLEMNRQPKREIKAIIEMLEDKKRLSSNAYLKELSDYLLEEFSDINNRSRLHLRMYKRSQFFFERNQYLKALVLLYESFIILFADVYRFNNMDYDSREKSRKKVLDEIENLDKNPSLNKLFKSKDEAKLFKTLEYVRNAAVHGSAPRCDQNYLENIDQFKQLFSSASNLFERLVQRADLS from the coding sequence ATGAACAGTAAAAATATACTTATTTCTGCAATTGGCAAAGGAACAATTGACAGAAATGGTAACTCCATAGGTTATCGCAAAACTGAATATATATTTGAGCCGGGGACGCAAAAAGAGTATATCTGTCGGCAGACGGCGTTTTTTGGTGTTGCGCTCTACGAATATTTGACTCAAAGGCAGAAACTGCAGATTGACAAGTTTATAATCTTTGGTACAGAAAAGTCTGCATGGTCAGAACTTCTATACCTTGTACCAGACAACTGCCAGAGTGACGAAAAGCTTTTAGAAATCTATTCTCACCTTTATGACCTTGAAAATTCGCATGGTAAAGCAGTAACTTGTGATGATTTGAAAAAGTGGCAGGAATATCTTCAAAAGTACATTTCAAATATCAAGCTTGAGATTATAGACCCTCTTGATTCAAGAGCATACATGGATGCCATTTTAAAAGAACTTGAAAAAGATGAAGAGTACAACATAATTTATGACTGCACACATGCATTCAGGCACATCCCGATAATCTTCACATATGTTCTTATGCTTTCAAAGTATCTAAGGAAAGTTAAGGATATAAGACTATTTTACGGTGCTTATGAAATGAAGAGTCTATATTCTTATCCGGAAGGGAAAAGCCCTGCCATAGAAATTGGATTTGTAAATGAGGCTGTCAGTTTGATAGAATCTCTTGCAAGTTTTGAAAATTCAGGATATTTTCCTGATTTGCTTGAAGCTTTATGCAGACAAAGATTTGAGACAACATATTTTAAACTCGAGATGAACAGACAGCCAAAAAGAGAGATAAAGGCTATTATAGAAATGCTCGAAGACAAAAAGAGATTATCCAGCAATGCATATTTGAAAGAACTGTCTGACTATTTACTTGAGGAGTTTTCTGATATTAACAACCGCAGCAGACTTCATCTGAGGATGTACAAAAGGTCGCAGTTTTTCTTTGAAAGAAATCAGTATCTCAAAGCGCTTGTGCTTTTGTATGAGTCGTTTATTATTTTGTTTGCTGATGTTTACAGATTCAACAATATGGACTATGACTCAAGAGAAAAGAGTAGGAAAAAGGTATTAGATGAGATTGAAAATCTGGACAAAAATCCTTCCCTAAACAAACTTTTCAAATCAAAGGATGAAGCAAAACTGTTCAAAACCTTGGAATATGTAAGAAATGCAGCCGTGCATGGGTCAGCACCGCGCTGTGACCAGAACTACCTTGAAAATATTGACCAGTTCAAACAGCTCTTTAGTAGTGCGTCTAACCTTTTTGAAAGACTTGTGCAAAGAGCAGATTTGTCATGA